A stretch of the Crocinitomicaceae bacterium genome encodes the following:
- a CDS encoding serine hydrolase, which translates to MHHFFYRFFFAYSLFAFVFFSCGGESNSVEQHEAGIDSTSFWADSIFGNLTQEQAYNQHLIFEIPDHYQQAIDSFANWVVEHQPGALHLINWNTDSIQRLKNILDTHQLVQPFFYADYTEITNTTSYPWWEANKDARDLSFTQFFGEAGFQLLNFNQPIPPDKFNRAWLDSIYLKQGITPVIQNFHDQNAQTDFDNFLNSLSWCNHAIELTLQQYDSVSLNNYRKSYSFAGIFIVRTKEQMINYLLGNGTDLVYKRLESPETFSAWKPSSEEQIIFDESTKRILKRKAQRPEYKKPVNSSEELNYIHLNFQSKSTALLRNDGKLIPFKSKFTLYTDKTTDLSQKTRTDCGVSLVNKKADSKNLNEIINSKGNKVIMLDDTCSDDFLAEINKIKAEKNTLVAFSNPAHYEKLSACPNLIFYPEINDFSVGIFVQQITSRLTLNGDFYLPDTLVKGIFLEKKLLARTDPNFVGLDADTLAYISGMMSNCMSNHAFPGGQVLIAKNGCIVYDRVFGKHTYQGQSLVTENSMYDLASITKVVSTTMVGMKLYEMGMYALDDSLATYLPDSLRLHLKFPSTIRNLTFQELFTHCSGMPAGFPVIKYMKYTTPDYGRYDKYYCDRPDSVYNTEVAEGFYLEREQQDSMWLKLNQIYLNPDKSYHYSDVNMNTLYFIFKSIIQKDPAKFGFNQPKKQLKDKNLFEEFLYNTFYKPLGMNHTMYRPLKKYSRDIIVPTENDTWWRKQLLHGYVHDPNAALHGGVAGNAGIFSTANDLVILFQMLLNKGVYNGQRYLKAETVEKFTSRQENCFRGLGFNKPSMGSVSFGMSPNASLSTYGHTGFTGTCFWIDPEHELIYIYLSNAVHPTVNNKTYEYGIRKRVHQCAYDAMMGEEY; encoded by the coding sequence CTCTTCATTTGATAAATTGGAATACAGACAGCATTCAAAGACTAAAAAATATACTTGACACGCACCAACTGGTTCAGCCATTTTTCTATGCTGATTATACTGAAATAACAAATACGACTTCATATCCATGGTGGGAGGCAAACAAAGATGCACGTGATCTTTCATTCACGCAATTTTTTGGTGAGGCAGGATTTCAATTACTCAATTTTAATCAACCCATACCACCTGATAAATTCAATCGTGCTTGGCTTGACTCCATTTATTTGAAACAAGGTATCACGCCGGTAATCCAAAACTTTCATGATCAAAATGCACAAACTGATTTTGATAATTTTCTCAATAGTTTATCATGGTGTAATCATGCAATTGAGTTGACACTGCAGCAATATGACAGTGTTAGTTTAAACAATTACCGAAAATCATATTCTTTTGCAGGAATTTTTATTGTGCGTACAAAAGAACAAATGATCAACTACTTGTTGGGAAATGGAACAGACCTAGTGTATAAAAGACTTGAATCTCCTGAGACATTTTCAGCATGGAAGCCCTCTTCAGAAGAACAAATTATTTTTGATGAAAGCACCAAAAGAATTCTCAAACGAAAAGCACAACGACCTGAATATAAAAAACCCGTTAATAGCAGTGAAGAATTAAATTATATCCATCTGAATTTTCAGTCAAAAAGCACCGCGTTGTTGCGTAATGATGGTAAGTTAATTCCGTTCAAATCAAAATTTACTTTGTACACAGATAAGACAACAGATTTGAGTCAAAAGACAAGAACAGATTGCGGAGTGAGCTTAGTAAATAAAAAAGCAGACAGCAAAAATCTGAATGAAATAATCAATTCAAAAGGCAATAAAGTGATTATGTTGGATGACACGTGCAGTGATGATTTTCTTGCAGAAATAAATAAAATAAAAGCAGAAAAAAACACCTTGGTTGCGTTCTCAAATCCTGCGCATTATGAAAAGTTGAGTGCTTGTCCTAATTTAATTTTTTATCCTGAAATAAATGATTTTTCAGTAGGAATTTTTGTGCAACAGATCACTTCACGTCTCACCTTAAACGGAGATTTTTACTTGCCGGATACTTTGGTAAAAGGAATTTTTTTGGAGAAAAAATTACTTGCTCGTACTGATCCAAATTTTGTTGGATTAGATGCAGACACCCTTGCCTATATTTCGGGCATGATGAGTAATTGCATGAGTAATCACGCTTTCCCCGGAGGACAAGTTTTAATTGCAAAAAATGGTTGTATTGTGTATGATCGTGTTTTTGGAAAACATACCTATCAAGGACAATCTTTGGTAACTGAAAATTCCATGTATGATCTGGCTTCAATAACCAAAGTTGTTTCCACTACCATGGTAGGCATGAAACTTTATGAAATGGGCATGTATGCATTAGATGACAGTCTTGCTACCTATTTGCCGGATTCATTGCGCTTGCATTTGAAATTTCCTAGTACCATTCGCAATCTCACGTTTCAGGAATTGTTCACCCATTGCAGCGGAATGCCTGCAGGTTTTCCCGTTATCAAATACATGAAATACACCACACCTGATTATGGCAGATATGATAAATATTATTGTGATCGTCCGGATTCAGTTTATAATACTGAAGTAGCTGAGGGATTTTATTTGGAAAGAGAACAGCAAGATTCAATGTGGCTCAAATTAAATCAGATTTATCTCAATCCTGATAAGTCATATCACTACAGTGATGTCAACATGAATACTTTGTATTTTATTTTTAAAAGTATCATTCAAAAAGATCCTGCAAAATTTGGTTTCAATCAGCCAAAAAAACAACTGAAGGATAAAAATTTATTTGAAGAATTTTTGTACAATACCTTTTACAAACCATTAGGAATGAATCACACCATGTATCGTCCGCTGAAAAAATACAGCAGAGATATTATTGTGCCAACAGAAAATGATACCTGGTGGAGAAAACAACTTTTGCATGGCTATGTGCATGATCCCAACGCAGCTTTGCATGGAGGAGTAGCAGGTAATGCCGGTATCTTCTCAACAGCAAATGATTTAGTCATATTATTCCAGATGTTGCTCAACAAAGGAGTGTATAATGGCCAACGATATTTGAAAGCAGAAACCGTTGAAAAATTCACCTCACGTCAGGAAAATTGTTTTCGCGGATTAGGATTCAACAAACCATCCATGGGTTCAGTATCATTTGGTATGTCACCCAACGCATCATTGAGCACTTATGGTCACACAGGTTTCACCGGCACCTGTTTTTGGATTGACCCTGAACACGAATTAATTTATATTTATTTGTCTAACGCCGTTCACCCAACCGTGAATAACAAAACCTATGAATACGGTATCCGCAAACGCGTGCATCAATGTGCGTATGATGCCATGATGGGAGAAGAGTATTAG
- a CDS encoding SDR family oxidoreductase, translated as MNLNLQNKTALVCGSTQGIGKATAIELALLGANIILLARDENKLKAVQNELDSSKNQKHTFLVADFSQSQELEKRIHDFLKDKSVEILVNNTGGPAAGPVNSASLEEFRIAFNMHLICNHILVSAVKDKMIAAKYGRIINVISTSVKQPLPNLGVSNTIRGAVANWSKTLANELGQYNITVNNVLPGATNTARLKSILENKAAKTGESYDSLLKHMADESPMKRIAEPEEVANVIAFLASPAASYINGINVPVDGGRTKSL; from the coding sequence ATGAATCTGAACCTCCAAAATAAAACCGCCCTGGTATGCGGCAGCACACAAGGTATTGGTAAAGCAACCGCCATTGAACTTGCTTTGCTGGGTGCAAATATTATTTTGCTTGCAAGAGATGAAAACAAACTAAAGGCGGTACAGAATGAATTAGACAGTTCTAAAAACCAAAAACACACTTTTTTAGTTGCTGATTTTTCTCAAAGTCAAGAACTGGAAAAACGGATTCATGATTTTTTAAAAGATAAATCTGTTGAGATATTAGTAAACAACACCGGCGGCCCAGCGGCGGGACCTGTTAATTCAGCATCATTAGAAGAATTCAGAATTGCTTTCAACATGCATTTAATTTGCAATCATATTTTAGTGAGCGCAGTAAAAGATAAAATGATTGCCGCAAAATACGGACGCATCATCAATGTGATTTCTACTTCAGTTAAACAACCTTTACCTAATTTAGGTGTATCAAATACCATACGAGGCGCTGTTGCCAATTGGAGCAAAACATTAGCCAATGAATTGGGTCAATATAATATCACCGTTAACAATGTTCTGCCGGGTGCAACCAACACAGCACGGTTAAAATCTATTCTTGAAAATAAAGCTGCAAAAACCGGTGAAAGTTATGATAGTTTACTCAAACATATGGCTGATGAATCACCCATGAAACGCATTGCAGAACCTGAAGAAGTAGCAAACGTAATTGCATTTTTAGCGTCTCCGGCTGCAAGCTATATCAACGGAATTAACGTGCCGGTTGACGGGGGGAGGACTAAGAGTTTGTAG
- a CDS encoding T9SS type A sorting domain-containing protein, with product MKKSLLIFGLAVSAWGSAQVINTYPYNQNFEGEGASTACTGYTMLSTGWSNDLSDANDWVPDAGGTPSALTGPIVDYNPGNGTGKYMYTESSGCLNDQRKLNSPWFDLTGAAAYELSFAYHMYGTTQGTLSMEYRTGLIEPWTVLVPPMTDNIDLWQVSSSDITMLAGNDSVQFRFVAQVGTSFYSDMAIDDFNIEAMSFTVAVDSYNDVTCFGANDGEITVSASFGVPPFTYSWDNGGTTATISGLGAGTYCCTVTDDNGASDVVCQVITELATAPLAATTHAVNEWICLDSTGVLIIDNITGGVNITPTFPSELSTYACTGVADTFSVDVTSTTLNTTTTYPCPLGNFYWGNREQFLFRAAELNTMGVQPGNISGIAFYVQSTGTSTLTLNNWTIKMGATTNNNTLAWDNSTVEVLAPATHTITVGWNWFNFDTPYYWNGIDNLVLETCFNNSNYTENVIMTMTTPDVVNTSSIYYRADNATVCGASTITGTSTTRPVTQFINCYVNTSTGFDYVYSWSNGSISDTTYVPAGTYTLTVTDGVGCEVQETITISESMPVNIDDVTICETNPTVYAASAGFDTYLWSNGATSNVNSISTAGTYYVTATDSLGCVTSDTAYVSSLPAPVLAASPSPETYGNDGAIYLSIYGSAYPFMVDWDNDGTGDNDDTENLFYLTSGDYTVIVTDSNGCYTTLTVTVDSQVGVDENGNTLYTIYPNPVSEVLFIQPAGTFADNVSGQLVDVTGKVIETFSMNSANAVQVDMSQHQSGVYFIHILIDGEVYITKVVKE from the coding sequence ATGAAAAAGTCTTTACTAATTTTTGGGCTGGCAGTCTCTGCTTGGGGTTCAGCTCAGGTGATTAACACCTATCCCTACAATCAAAACTTTGAAGGTGAAGGAGCATCTACAGCTTGTACCGGCTATACAATGCTAAGTACAGGATGGTCAAATGATCTATCAGATGCCAATGACTGGGTACCTGATGCGGGCGGCACTCCTTCTGCGTTGACTGGTCCAATCGTAGATTACAATCCGGGTAACGGAACCGGAAAATACATGTATACTGAGTCATCAGGATGCTTGAATGATCAAAGAAAACTGAACTCACCGTGGTTTGATTTAACAGGCGCAGCTGCTTACGAGTTGTCTTTTGCTTATCACATGTACGGAACAACTCAGGGTACTTTATCAATGGAATACAGAACAGGTTTAATTGAACCATGGACAGTATTAGTTCCACCAATGACTGACAATATTGATCTTTGGCAAGTAAGCTCTAGCGATATCACCATGTTGGCCGGAAATGATTCAGTTCAATTTAGATTTGTTGCTCAAGTAGGAACAAGTTTCTACAGTGACATGGCAATTGATGATTTCAATATTGAAGCAATGAGTTTCACTGTGGCTGTTGATTCTTACAATGATGTAACTTGTTTTGGTGCAAATGACGGCGAGATCACAGTATCTGCTTCCTTTGGTGTTCCGCCATTTACGTATTCATGGGATAACGGTGGCACAACCGCTACAATTTCAGGATTAGGTGCAGGCACATATTGCTGTACAGTTACTGATGATAATGGTGCATCTGATGTGGTTTGTCAAGTAATAACTGAATTAGCTACAGCTCCTCTTGCTGCTACAACACATGCAGTAAATGAATGGATATGTTTGGATTCAACAGGCGTATTAATTATTGACAACATCACCGGTGGTGTAAATATCACTCCAACATTCCCAAGTGAACTTTCTACTTATGCTTGTACTGGAGTAGCTGATACTTTCAGTGTTGATGTAACATCTACCACTTTGAATACAACAACAACTTACCCATGCCCGCTTGGTAACTTTTATTGGGGTAACCGTGAACAGTTTTTATTCAGAGCGGCAGAATTAAACACAATGGGAGTTCAACCAGGAAACATTTCAGGTATTGCATTTTATGTTCAAAGCACAGGTACTTCTACACTTACCTTGAATAACTGGACTATTAAAATGGGTGCAACAACAAACAACAATACATTAGCTTGGGACAACAGTACTGTTGAGGTGCTTGCGCCTGCAACACACACTATTACTGTTGGATGGAACTGGTTCAATTTTGATACTCCTTATTACTGGAATGGAATTGACAACCTAGTTTTAGAAACTTGTTTCAATAATTCAAACTACACTGAAAATGTGATCATGACCATGACAACTCCTGATGTTGTGAATACATCTTCAATTTACTACCGTGCGGATAATGCAACTGTTTGTGGAGCTAGTACTATTACTGGTACAAGTACAACAAGACCAGTAACGCAATTCATTAATTGTTATGTGAATACTTCAACAGGATTTGACTATGTGTATTCATGGAGCAATGGATCAATTTCCGATACCACGTATGTACCAGCCGGTACTTATACGCTGACTGTTACTGATGGTGTTGGTTGTGAGGTTCAGGAAACAATTACAATTAGTGAATCTATGCCGGTTAATATTGATGATGTAACTATTTGTGAAACTAACCCAACTGTTTATGCTGCATCAGCAGGATTTGATACATATCTATGGAGTAACGGAGCAACTTCAAACGTGAACTCTATATCAACTGCAGGCACTTATTATGTCACAGCAACAGATTCTTTGGGATGTGTTACTTCTGATACTGCTTATGTAAGTTCGTTACCTGCTCCTGTTCTCGCTGCTTCACCTTCTCCTGAAACGTATGGAAATGACGGAGCTATTTATCTTTCAATCTATGGTTCTGCTTATCCTTTCATGGTTGATTGGGACAATGATGGTACTGGTGACAATGATGATACTGAAAATCTTTTCTACCTTACTTCAGGTGACTATACAGTTATTGTAACTGATAGCAACGGATGTTATACCACACTCACTGTTACTGTTGACAGCCAAGTTGGTGTTGATGAAAATGGAAATACATTGTATACCATCTACCCAAATCCTGTTTCTGAAGTTCTCTTCATTCAACCTGCCGGTACATTTGCTGACAACGTAAGTGGTCAATTAGTTGATGTTACAGGTAAAGTAATTGAAACTTTCTCAATGAACAGTGCAAACGCAGTTCAGGTAGATATGAGCCAGCACCAAAGTGGTGTTTACTTCATTCACATATTGATTGATGGAGAAGTTTACATTACCAAAGTAGTAAAAGAATAA
- a CDS encoding 3-hydroxyanthranilate 3,4-dioxygenase translates to MPIRAPFNLKKWIDENRNLLKPPVSNKNLYTESGDYIVMIVGGPNARKDYHFNETEELFYQIEGDISVTIQEDGKARKIEIKEGDMFLLPANTPHSPARPENTVGLVVECVRKGTNFRDGLLWFCDKCNHKLHETYFELENVEKDFQPRFREFYNSLDLRTCKKCGHVMETDPRFTDEK, encoded by the coding sequence ATGCCAATACGTGCTCCGTTTAATTTGAAAAAGTGGATTGATGAAAACAGAAATCTGTTGAAACCTCCTGTATCAAATAAAAATTTGTACACTGAATCAGGTGACTATATTGTGATGATAGTTGGCGGGCCAAATGCAAGAAAAGATTATCACTTCAATGAAACGGAAGAACTTTTTTATCAGATTGAAGGAGACATATCTGTAACCATTCAAGAGGATGGCAAGGCGAGAAAAATTGAAATCAAAGAAGGTGATATGTTTCTTTTGCCGGCCAACACCCCGCATAGCCCGGCGCGTCCTGAAAATACCGTTGGTCTTGTAGTTGAATGTGTGCGCAAGGGAACAAATTTCAGAGATGGCTTACTTTGGTTCTGTGACAAATGCAATCACAAATTACATGAAACCTATTTTGAGTTAGAGAATGTAGAAAAAGATTTTCAGCCGCGATTCAGAGAATTTTACAATTCACTTGATTTGCGCACGTGTAAAAAATGCGGACACGTGATGGAGACTGACCCACGCTTCACTGACGAAAAGTAG
- a CDS encoding gliding motility-associated C-terminal domain-containing protein, whose protein sequence is MKNLLLILFSFFLLPIFGQDEIWMRPNRGQWHDNVEYLINVPGGQMFLEKGGFTYAFTNFSEFRHHHDDEEKPEEMKSHVVRTHFIGANPNPGFEEREPAPFYENYFLGSDSSKWATNVYACNEVRYLSLYNGIDLHIYENNATLKYDVLVQPGANAEDFVVEYEGHDRVYIQNDQLIIETSLGNIIEGKPKAYQIIDDKKTEVACYYQLNGNQMHFVFPNGYDTSAVLVIDPDLTFSTFTGSSADNWGMTACPDQNKNLIAAGIVFGSGYPTSSGPLDGSFNGGQIDIGITKFNSTGSGILFSTYLGGNDEESPHSLIVNDANELYVFGVTSSTNFPVSAGAYQTTKQGGASFMFDNYVTFDGSDLFITKLSASGNSIIGSTYLGGTGNDGMSSGNDIAFNYGDVFRGEIMVDNSSVYVTSSTQSTNFPIVGGFDNTLGGTQDAIVAKLNGNLTSLLWSTYIGGSGLESGNSVQLDSNGDIFVAGGTTSANLLNTTGSMNPSFKGGTTDGYVYRFAAPGYGTVKGTYLGTNDYDQAYFVQLDIDNYVYVYGQTKGPYTVTSGHYVNPNSGQFIHKISNDLTTTQWSSVFGRGSGNEEISPTAFLVSDCYEIFIAGWGGVTNSTNSSAINSTTLGFPVTPDAYQLTTSGSNFYLAQYSKDMLTLKYATFMGSTTGANDHVDGGTSRFDKGGGIYHAVCAACGGNPNGFPTSPGVFSPTNNSNNCNLAAFLFELNQIEAVLGLGTPVICIPDPVIFDNNSQNGNSYFWDFGDGSTSTDYEPTHFYTTPGNYTAMLIVSDSMGCFLPDTAYVDVEIQLLQAEAGTLADTICPGESVQLWAIGGDSYVWGPGEFLDDSTSANPVATIWEETTFTVVVESDCGQSTVDVIVHVFGADAAASPDTAICVGGSAQLFVAGGETYSWTPPVSLDDPSSSSPIATPLITTTYVVEIVTPEGCHIFDTVKVIVDQDLPYPNLVDYVALCKGDEVQIAAHGATSYLWSPNYNISATNIYNPFVWPSVDTSYAVKFTNACGSTFDTVHVDVIEVTGYVSPDTIICPEGEAVLWASGGVSYSWTPTGTLSDPHDSVTTANPNNNTTYTVTITDIYGCSTSLITTVELYESPVITVSPAVYAVQGDTVPIWAEANGTIIWSPPYYVYCVECAENFVYPPGEMIYTATVVDQNGCTASANVPIYFDPLIYVPNAFTPNGDQHNNYFQAITQNISYFEMLIFNRWGEIVYSTSSIDHQWDGTYNGTKVPDDVYVWVIMYKDLDENEHQLRGHVTVLK, encoded by the coding sequence ATGAAAAACTTATTGCTCATCCTATTCAGCTTTTTTCTTCTGCCAATCTTTGGTCAGGATGAAATTTGGATGCGCCCAAACCGCGGTCAGTGGCATGACAATGTTGAATACCTCATCAACGTGCCCGGCGGTCAGATGTTTTTAGAGAAAGGCGGTTTCACATACGCGTTTACAAATTTCAGTGAATTCAGACATCACCATGATGATGAAGAAAAACCTGAAGAAATGAAATCTCACGTAGTGCGCACGCACTTTATTGGCGCTAATCCTAATCCCGGATTTGAAGAGCGTGAACCCGCTCCATTTTATGAAAATTATTTCCTTGGTTCTGATTCATCTAAATGGGCAACTAATGTTTATGCCTGTAATGAAGTAAGATATCTTTCTCTCTACAACGGAATTGATTTACATATCTATGAAAATAATGCTACGCTCAAATATGACGTGCTTGTTCAACCCGGTGCTAACGCTGAAGATTTTGTTGTAGAGTATGAAGGGCATGATAGAGTATATATTCAAAATGATCAACTAATCATTGAAACCAGTTTAGGAAATATCATTGAAGGCAAACCAAAAGCATATCAAATCATTGATGATAAAAAAACTGAAGTTGCATGTTATTATCAACTCAACGGAAATCAAATGCACTTTGTTTTTCCAAACGGCTATGATACTTCGGCTGTTTTAGTTATAGATCCTGATTTAACTTTTTCTACATTCACAGGCTCTTCAGCTGACAACTGGGGAATGACTGCATGCCCTGATCAGAACAAAAATCTTATTGCCGCAGGAATTGTTTTTGGTTCTGGATACCCTACCTCATCAGGACCACTTGACGGCTCATTTAACGGGGGACAAATTGATATAGGAATTACTAAATTTAATTCAACCGGATCAGGCATTCTTTTCTCTACTTATTTAGGTGGAAATGATGAAGAGTCTCCTCACTCATTAATTGTAAATGATGCCAATGAATTGTACGTGTTTGGCGTTACTTCGTCAACTAATTTTCCTGTCAGCGCAGGTGCTTATCAAACCACTAAACAGGGTGGAGCATCTTTCATGTTTGACAACTATGTGACTTTTGATGGATCTGATTTATTCATCACCAAACTATCTGCATCAGGCAATTCAATTATTGGCAGCACGTATCTTGGTGGAACAGGTAATGACGGTATGTCAAGCGGTAATGACATTGCATTTAATTATGGAGATGTTTTCCGCGGTGAAATTATGGTTGACAATTCATCTGTCTATGTTACTTCCAGTACGCAATCTACTAACTTTCCAATTGTCGGAGGTTTTGATAACACCTTAGGCGGCACGCAAGATGCGATTGTTGCAAAACTCAATGGCAATCTTACTTCACTTCTTTGGAGTACCTATATTGGTGGATCAGGTTTAGAGTCGGGTAACTCTGTTCAACTTGATTCTAATGGAGATATTTTTGTTGCAGGCGGAACAACCAGTGCAAATTTATTAAACACAACCGGCAGCATGAATCCTAGTTTCAAAGGCGGTACAACTGATGGATACGTTTACCGTTTTGCTGCCCCCGGTTATGGTACCGTAAAAGGAACTTATCTTGGAACAAATGATTATGATCAAGCGTATTTTGTTCAGTTGGACATTGATAATTACGTTTATGTTTACGGACAAACCAAAGGTCCCTACACCGTTACTTCAGGTCACTACGTTAATCCCAATAGCGGACAATTTATACACAAAATCAGCAATGATTTAACTACCACACAATGGTCATCAGTGTTTGGCAGAGGTAGTGGAAACGAAGAAATTTCACCCACTGCTTTTCTCGTAAGTGATTGTTATGAAATTTTTATTGCGGGCTGGGGCGGTGTTACCAATTCAACCAACTCATCTGCCATTAATAGTACTACACTTGGTTTTCCTGTGACGCCGGATGCATACCAACTCACCACATCTGGCAGCAATTTCTATTTGGCTCAATATTCTAAAGATATGCTCACGTTGAAATATGCAACCTTTATGGGAAGTACAACCGGTGCCAATGATCATGTGGATGGAGGAACTTCTCGTTTTGACAAAGGAGGCGGAATTTATCACGCAGTATGCGCGGCGTGCGGTGGTAATCCAAATGGTTTTCCAACTTCACCCGGTGTTTTTTCTCCAACTAATAACAGCAACAATTGTAATCTTGCGGCATTTCTTTTTGAGTTAAATCAAATTGAAGCCGTGCTTGGTCTTGGAACTCCCGTGATATGCATTCCTGACCCTGTTATATTTGACAACAACAGCCAGAACGGGAATTCTTACTTCTGGGATTTTGGCGATGGATCAACTTCAACTGACTACGAACCAACGCACTTTTACACCACACCGGGTAACTACACTGCCATGCTTATTGTGTCTGATTCCATGGGTTGTTTTTTACCGGATACCGCGTATGTAGATGTAGAAATTCAATTATTACAAGCTGAAGCAGGAACACTTGCTGATACTATTTGTCCGGGAGAATCAGTACAACTTTGGGCAATTGGTGGCGACTCTTATGTTTGGGGTCCGGGTGAATTTTTAGATGACTCCACAAGTGCAAATCCGGTGGCTACAATATGGGAAGAAACAACTTTCACCGTTGTTGTAGAAAGTGATTGCGGACAAAGTACGGTTGATGTTATTGTACACGTCTTTGGTGCTGATGCTGCTGCAAGTCCTGATACCGCAATTTGCGTAGGAGGTTCAGCTCAACTTTTTGTAGCCGGAGGTGAAACGTATTCCTGGACACCACCGGTTTCTTTAGATGATCCTTCAAGCTCATCTCCAATAGCAACACCTTTAATTACTACCACGTACGTTGTTGAAATTGTCACCCCTGAAGGATGCCATATTTTTGACACGGTGAAAGTCATAGTTGATCAAGATTTACCTTATCCAAATCTAGTTGATTACGTTGCACTCTGCAAAGGCGATGAAGTGCAGATTGCCGCGCATGGTGCGACAAGTTATTTATGGAGCCCAAATTACAATATCAGTGCAACCAATATTTATAATCCTTTTGTTTGGCCATCGGTTGATACAAGTTATGCTGTTAAATTCACCAACGCCTGCGGTTCAACTTTTGATACCGTACATGTTGATGTCATTGAAGTGACAGGATATGTTTCACCGGACACCATTATTTGTCCTGAAGGTGAAGCGGTATTATGGGCATCAGGCGGAGTAAGCTACAGCTGGACTCCGACAGGCACACTTTCTGATCCGCATGATTCTGTGACTACCGCCAACCCAAACAACAACACAACCTACACAGTTACAATAACAGATATCTACGGATGTTCTACCTCATTAATCACAACCGTTGAATTATATGAATCACCTGTTATTACGGTATCACCGGCAGTATATGCCGTGCAGGGAGATACGGTTCCAATTTGGGCTGAAGCAAACGGAACCATCATTTGGTCTCCTCCTTACTATGTTTACTGTGTTGAGTGCGCTGAAAATTTTGTTTATCCTCCGGGTGAAATGATTTATACCGCAACGGTTGTAGATCAGAACGGCTGCACAGCAAGCGCCAATGTTCCTATCTATTTTGATCCTTTAATCTATGTTCCTAACGCCTTTACACCAAATGGAGATCAGCACAATAATTATTTTCAAGCAATAACTCAGAATATCTCTTACTTTGAAATGCTCATCTTTAATCGTTGGGGTGAAATTGTTTATTCAACATCTTCTATTGATCATCAGTGGGACGGCACGTATAATGGCACAAAAGTTCCGGATGATGTGTATGTTTGGGTGATCATGTATAAAGACCTTGATGAAAATGAACATCAGTTAAGAGGTCATGTCACTGTACTGAAATAA
- a CDS encoding polyprenyl synthetase family protein: MVSVQEIKDSVKDEMLIFEDKFKESLRTDVALLDKIMHYVIKRQGKQMRPMFVFLSAKCINGQVKDSTYTAAGLIELLHTATLVHDDVVDDANERRGFFSVNALWKNKIAVLVGDYLLSRGLLLSVENKEFKILQIVSTAVKEMSEGELLQIEKARKLDITEEIYFEIIRQKTASLIASCCAAGASSVSDDQDQVDKMKKFGELVGLAFQIKDDIFDYGDGDKIGKPTGNDIRERKITLPLIFALKNASAEIQRELMNIVKNHNEESAKVKRAIELVVSSGGVKYAYDKMIELKNEALNLLNEFPDSAPKNALAGLVEYTVYREK; this comes from the coding sequence ATGGTATCCGTGCAGGAAATAAAAGACAGCGTAAAAGATGAGATGTTGATTTTTGAAGACAAATTCAAAGAATCATTGCGCACTGACGTTGCTCTGCTAGATAAAATCATGCATTATGTAATCAAAAGACAGGGCAAACAAATGCGCCCCATGTTTGTTTTTCTCTCTGCAAAATGCATTAACGGACAAGTGAAAGATTCAACCTACACCGCCGCCGGATTAATTGAACTTTTGCACACCGCTACCTTAGTTCATGATGATGTTGTTGATGATGCTAACGAACGTCGTGGTTTTTTCTCTGTCAACGCTTTATGGAAAAATAAAATTGCAGTACTCGTTGGAGATTATCTGCTTTCAAGAGGTTTACTTTTATCGGTAGAAAACAAAGAATTTAAAATTCTACAAATTGTTTCCACCGCGGTAAAAGAAATGAGTGAAGGCGAATTACTTCAAATTGAAAAAGCGAGAAAATTAGATATCACCGAAGAAATATATTTTGAAATCATCAGACAAAAAACAGCTTCACTGATCGCATCTTGTTGCGCAGCCGGCGCATCGTCAGTTTCTGATGATCAAGATCAAGTTGATAAAATGAAAAAGTTTGGTGAATTAGTTGGGCTGGCTTTTCAAATTAAAGATGACATTTTTGATTACGGTGATGGTGATAAAATTGGAAAACCAACCGGCAATGATATTCGTGAAAGAAAAATTACGCTACCCTTAATTTTTGCCTTGAAAAATGCAAGCGCAGAAATTCAAAGAGAGCTTATGAATATCGTTAAAAATCACAACGAAGAATCTGCTAAAGTTAAGCGCGCAATTGAATTAGTAGTGTCTTCAGGCGGTGTAAAATATGCCTATGACAAAATGATTGAATTGAAAAATGAAGCGTTGAATCTTTTGAATGAATTCCCCGACTCAGCCCCAAAAAATGCTCTTGCCGGTTTAGTTGAATACACCGTTTATCGTGAAAAATAG